Genomic DNA from Streptomyces sp. PCS3-D2:
GCAAGTACGGCGGCACCGGCCTCGGCCTCTCCATCAGCCGCGAGATCGCCCAGCTCCTCGGTGGAGCCGTCACCGCCGAGAGCACCCCCGGCCAGGGCAGCACCTTCACCCTTTACCTGCCCGTCAGCCGCGCCGACTACGAGGACGGCCCGCGCGGCGAGCCGGCCGGGACGCGCTCGCCCGGGGGCGGCACCCAGGCGTCCGATCCGGGCGGCCGCAGGACCGCCGCGGCGCTTCCGGCGCAGCGCCGCCCCCGTCGTCTGCTGGTGATCGAGGAGCGGCCGGGCGGCCTGCTCTCCCTCGTCGCCGAGAGCGCCGACCGCGACCTCGTCCCCCGTCGGCACGCGGCCGGGGAGCGCGGCGGCATCCAGGTGGTGGGCGCCACCAGCTCGCGGGAGGCGGCCGCCGCGCTGGCGTCCGACGCGTTCCACTGCGTCGTGCTGGAACTGGACATGCCCGGGGGCGAGGCGCTGCGTTTCCTCGACGCGCTCAACGGCGACCCGGCCCTCTCCTCGCTCCCGGTCCTCGCCCATGACAACCCCCGGGGCCGGACCGGCCGGCAGGAGGCAGCGCTGCGCGAGCGGGCCGTCTCGCGCCGGGTGGAACTGCTGTCCAGCCTGGACGAGCTGCGCGAACGCATCGCCCTCCACCTGTCCGCCGAACAGCCTGGGGACGTAGTGCCCCACAGGCAGGCGGACGCGGGGCAGCAGGACGCCCACCTGCCCGACGCCGACCTGGCCGGACGCACCGTCCTCGTCGTCGACGACGACGCTCGCAACCTCTTCGCCCTCAGCGGGGTCCTGGAGCTGCACGGCATCCGCGTGCTCCACGCCGAGGACGGCCGCAAGGGGATCGACACCCTCATCGCCAACGCGGACGTCGCCCTGATCCTGATGGACGTGATGATGCCGGAACTGGACGGCTACGCGGCCACCGCCGAGATCCGGCGGATGCCGGCCTACGAGGCCCTGCCCATCATCGCGGTCACCGCCAAGGCGATGCCCGGGGACCGGGAGAAGAGCCTCGCAGCCGGCGCCAGCGACTACGTCACCAAGCCCGTCGACGCCGACGACCTCATCGCCCGCGTCCGCCACTGGCTGACGCGGTGACCGGGGACACGACACGGCAGGAAGCCGTCCACCCGCCGTCGGCACCGGTCGCCGCCCGCACCGTCCCGCAGCAGTCCCCGACGCCGCTGGGGCGGCTCGTCGCCACCGTCGAACGGCTGCGCCGGGAGGTGCTGGAGGCGCAGGCCGCCGCGGACGGCCGGGCGCTGGTCGAACTGGCCAAGGGCATCCTCATCGGTCAGCTGAACTGCACCCCGGCCGCGGCGGCACGCCAGCTCGACCTACTGTGCCGGGAGAGCGGCACGTCGCGCCTCGAACTCGCCGCCGACATCGTCAACCAGGCGTCCCGCGACCACGTCAGCGAGATCGCGGCGGCGTTCGTCGACCGTGCCGGTACCGATGACGACCCTGTGGGGCACCCGACGGTCTCGGTCCGGCTGCGTACCGCGGAGAGCGGCATGCTGGCCGCGGCCTCCGACACCCAGGCCGTGGCCGATTCCCTCCTGACCCATGCCCTCGACCCGCTCGGAGCCGTCGCGGTGGCCGTCTGGACCGCCGTCCCCGACGGTTCGCTGGCCCTCGCCGGACACGCCGGGTTCCCGCCCGGGGAGGCCGCCCGCTGGCGCCACGTACCCCCGGGCGTCTCCACCGTCGCCGGTCTCGCACTGCGGGAGCGCCGACTGGTCACCCTGCCCCGCACCCGACGCACCGGCCTCCCCTCGATCGGTCACCTCCAGTGGCCCGACGGCGGACGGATGGCCGTACCGACCGGGACGGGGGGACGGATCCACGGTGTCCTGGAGATCTGCTGGCCCCAGCCCCTGGCCCCGCAGCCGCCGCAGATCGAGCGCCAGGTCGAGGCTCTCGCCGAGCTGTGCGCCCGCACCATGGACGCCGCGCCGCCCGGCGATCCGGCGGTAGGCGACGCGGTGCTCCCGGACGTAGCGGAACTCACCGACCTCGCCGAGGGTCTTCAGGACCCTGCCGTGGTGCTCACCCCGGTCCTCGACTCCGAGGGCCGCCTCACCGACTTCAGGATCCGGCACGTCGGCAGCCGGTTCGTCGATCCCGTGGGACGGCCGCGCGGCGACGTCAACGGGGCGCTGCTGCTGGAGGCCTACCCGATGGCCGCCGCCGAGAACGGGCTGTTCGACATCATCGAGCGCGTCCACGCGACGGGCGAGCCGTTCCGGGCCGAACGCATGAGCCTGACCGCGCTGGTCGATCAGATCCCGCTCACCTCGGTCGCGGACATCAGCGTCAGCCGCCACGGCGCCGCCGTCCTCCTCATCTGGCGGATCGAGGACGAGACGGCCCGACTGGCCAACCTCCTCCAGCACGCCCAGCGCCTGGGCCGCATCGGTGGTTTCGAGGAGAACCTCGCGACCGGGGAGACCACCTGGAACGCACAGCTCTACGCCTTGCACGGGCTCCCGGCCACCGCGGACCCCGTACCGCTGCGGGAACTTCCCGGCCACGCCCATCCGGACGACTCGGCCGCCCTCGGCCGTTTCCTGCGGGCGCTGCTGGGCCACCGCCGCCCCTCCTCGGTCAACTTCCGCCTCCAGCGTCCCGACGGAATCACCCGCCACATCCGGGTGGTGGCCGAGCCCGTCCTCGACGCGGACCGTCGGCTGCACGCCGTACGGGGCGCCTACCAGGACATCTCGGCCCAGCACTGGACCGAGGTGGCACTGGCCGCGACCAGGGACCAGCTCGCCCACACCGAGGCCGAGTCCGCCGAACGCAACCGGCTGGCGCTCCAGCTCCAGCACGCCATCATGCCGCCCACGCCACCGGCCATCGAGGCCCCGGGGATGCGGGTCGCCGTCCGCTACCGGCCGGCCGAGACCGAGTCGCTCGTCGGCGGCGACTGGTACGACACCGTGGTCCTGCCCTCCGGCCTGATCATGCTGTCGGTGGGCGACGTCGCCGGGCACGGCATCGAGGCCGCCACCGGCATGGTCGTGCTGCGCAACGCCCTGCGCGGCCTGGCCGTCACCGGCGCGGGTCCGGGCCAGCTGCTGTCCTGGCTGAACACGGTCACCCACCACCTGGCCAAGCACGTGACCGCCACCGCCGTGTGCGGCCTCTACGACCCGGGCACACGGCTGCTGCGCTGGGCGCGCGCGGGCCACCTGCCGCCCGTACTCGTCCGCGGAGACCAGGCGGAGGCCTTCCCGCTGATCGAGGGCCTGCTCCTCGGCGCCCTGCCGGACGTCGCGTACAGCGAGCGGGAGGTCCGGCTGGAACCGGACGACACCCTGCTGATGTACACGGACGGGCTCGTGGAGCGCCGGGACTCCTCGGTCCAGGACTCGCTGGGCCACCTGGTGAACGCGGCCGCTGCCGGAGCGGGGGACCTGGACGCACGGTTGGACCGCCTCCTGGCCGGGAGCCGGTCGGACACGGACGACGACACCTGTGTGATCGGTATCCAGGTGGGTTGACCACGATGCCCTACCTGCCGGTAACTTGAGCGCGGCCCAGAAGCGCCGACGGAAGGAACGGGCACGTGCCGAACCACGACCTGACCGGCTTCACCGAAGGTTCGTTCACCCACGACGGCGCGACCCGCCGCGTACTGCGCGCGGGCACGGGCCCTGCCGTGATCGTCATGGCGGAGGTCCCGGGCATCACCCCCAAGGTCATCGCGTTCGCCGAACGGGTGGCCGCGGCGGGCTGCACCGCCGTGCTCCCGGTGCTCTTCGGCGAGCCCGGACGCGACCCGGACCCGCGCAGCGTCGGCTGGGC
This window encodes:
- a CDS encoding SpoIIE family protein phosphatase; the protein is MTGDTTRQEAVHPPSAPVAARTVPQQSPTPLGRLVATVERLRREVLEAQAAADGRALVELAKGILIGQLNCTPAAAARQLDLLCRESGTSRLELAADIVNQASRDHVSEIAAAFVDRAGTDDDPVGHPTVSVRLRTAESGMLAAASDTQAVADSLLTHALDPLGAVAVAVWTAVPDGSLALAGHAGFPPGEAARWRHVPPGVSTVAGLALRERRLVTLPRTRRTGLPSIGHLQWPDGGRMAVPTGTGGRIHGVLEICWPQPLAPQPPQIERQVEALAELCARTMDAAPPGDPAVGDAVLPDVAELTDLAEGLQDPAVVLTPVLDSEGRLTDFRIRHVGSRFVDPVGRPRGDVNGALLLEAYPMAAAENGLFDIIERVHATGEPFRAERMSLTALVDQIPLTSVADISVSRHGAAVLLIWRIEDETARLANLLQHAQRLGRIGGFEENLATGETTWNAQLYALHGLPATADPVPLRELPGHAHPDDSAALGRFLRALLGHRRPSSVNFRLQRPDGITRHIRVVAEPVLDADRRLHAVRGAYQDISAQHWTEVALAATRDQLAHTEAESAERNRLALQLQHAIMPPTPPAIEAPGMRVAVRYRPAETESLVGGDWYDTVVLPSGLIMLSVGDVAGHGIEAATGMVVLRNALRGLAVTGAGPGQLLSWLNTVTHHLAKHVTATAVCGLYDPGTRLLRWARAGHLPPVLVRGDQAEAFPLIEGLLLGALPDVAYSEREVRLEPDDTLLMYTDGLVERRDSSVQDSLGHLVNAAAAGAGDLDARLDRLLAGSRSDTDDDTCVIGIQVG